A window from Sphingobacterium hotanense encodes these proteins:
- a CDS encoding ATP-binding cassette domain-containing protein — protein sequence MPVTVHIRDFSLAYGRHSVLQDLSWTIAKGEQLVLAGKSGSGKTSLAKAIAGLVKGTGQVEINYDLSSSLAQKTVYVANWYQFTNLEGDRNFYYQQRYNRHQGHDTLTVHAELMHFAEKEGLDFSAIQEKIKAFGFENVQQSQLIELSSGEHKKLQLVKGLWQKPQLLIIDEPYTGLDTNSRAVLNELLDELIVEGVQLLLITNDKQLPHGINSIVQLVDGRIEKADSLDEVLQDAQRVKKPLPSFLKAIPETPYSHIAELKDVVIRYGEKEVLKKVSWSVKVGEKWLLQGPNGSGKSTLLSLINGDHPQSYGLSISLFGNPRGSGESIWDIKEKIGMISPEMHWYFDQQATVWHTLASGFYDSIGWFIDVKFQEKKQIEELMDFFDLTEHKDQLLHTLPLGKQRLAMLARSIIKNPPLLVLDEPCQGLDTTQAKYFNDVVDELCQYGKTLIYVGHYESQLPNCIEHRIVLERGEVKAIEHKVENVL from the coding sequence ATGCCAGTAACGGTGCATATACGAGACTTTTCGCTCGCATACGGAAGACATTCCGTTTTGCAGGATTTGTCATGGACCATTGCGAAAGGCGAACAGCTTGTATTGGCTGGTAAATCTGGCTCCGGCAAGACTAGCTTAGCGAAAGCCATAGCCGGACTTGTCAAAGGAACTGGACAGGTGGAAATCAACTACGACCTGTCCAGCTCTTTAGCTCAAAAAACAGTGTATGTCGCCAATTGGTATCAGTTTACCAATCTTGAAGGCGACCGTAATTTCTATTATCAGCAGCGCTATAACCGTCACCAAGGACATGATACGCTGACGGTGCATGCAGAATTGATGCATTTCGCAGAAAAAGAAGGCTTAGATTTTTCCGCAATTCAGGAAAAGATCAAGGCTTTCGGATTTGAGAATGTACAGCAGTCCCAATTGATCGAGTTATCCAGCGGTGAACACAAGAAATTACAATTAGTCAAGGGACTTTGGCAAAAACCGCAGTTGCTCATCATCGATGAACCTTACACCGGCCTTGACACAAATTCACGCGCAGTACTCAACGAATTGCTAGACGAATTGATCGTCGAGGGTGTTCAGTTGCTATTGATTACAAACGATAAGCAATTGCCTCATGGAATTAATTCCATCGTACAACTTGTTGATGGCCGTATTGAAAAAGCTGATAGTCTAGACGAGGTATTGCAAGACGCGCAACGCGTCAAGAAGCCATTGCCTAGCTTCCTGAAAGCCATCCCTGAGACGCCATATTCGCATATCGCGGAATTAAAGGATGTTGTCATCCGATATGGTGAAAAGGAAGTCTTGAAAAAGGTTTCCTGGTCTGTCAAGGTAGGCGAAAAATGGTTATTACAAGGACCGAATGGTTCCGGGAAGTCGACTTTATTGAGCTTAATCAATGGCGACCACCCGCAGTCCTACGGTTTGTCCATATCGTTATTCGGCAATCCACGAGGATCTGGCGAGAGCATTTGGGACATCAAGGAGAAGATCGGCATGATCTCGCCGGAGATGCACTGGTATTTTGATCAGCAGGCGACCGTATGGCATACCCTTGCTTCTGGATTCTACGATAGCATCGGATGGTTTATCGATGTAAAATTTCAGGAGAAAAAACAAATTGAAGAACTCATGGATTTCTTTGATCTTACCGAACATAAAGATCAATTGCTCCATACGCTTCCCCTCGGGAAGCAGCGACTGGCCATGCTGGCCAGAAGCATTATAAAGAATCCTCCCCTCTTGGTGTTGGATGAGCCGTGTCAGGGATTAGATACCACACAGGCTAAGTATTTTAACGATGTAGTAGACGAGCTTTGCCAATATGGCAAGACGTTAATCTATGTTGGCCATTATGAAAGCCAACTGCCAAACTGCATTGAACATAGAATTGTATTAGAGCGTGGCGAAGTAAAAGCCATTGAACATAAAGTAGAAAACGTTTTATAG
- the leuD gene encoding 3-isopropylmalate dehydratase small subunit, translated as MKKFEKLSSRVVPLPIENIDTDQIIPARFLKATTREGFGNNLFRDWRFDSYDQPKVDFVMNNPTYSGKILVAGKNFGCGSSREHAAWAIQDYGFDVVVSSFFADIFKGNALNNGVLPITVSEEFLEKIFDKVFVNPDTELVVDLEAQTLTIAETGDQFTFEINPYKKSCLINGYDDIDFILSHKAEIENFEAAR; from the coding sequence ATGAAAAAATTTGAAAAACTATCCTCACGCGTAGTTCCTCTACCGATAGAAAACATAGATACCGATCAGATTATCCCGGCGCGTTTCTTAAAAGCGACAACACGCGAAGGCTTCGGTAACAACTTATTCCGTGACTGGCGATTCGACAGTTACGATCAGCCGAAGGTTGACTTCGTGATGAACAATCCTACCTATTCAGGAAAGATTCTTGTTGCTGGAAAGAACTTCGGATGTGGTTCGTCCCGTGAGCATGCTGCATGGGCTATACAAGACTACGGATTTGATGTGGTTGTTAGCTCATTCTTCGCGGATATCTTCAAAGGCAATGCCTTGAACAACGGCGTATTACCTATCACGGTTTCAGAGGAATTCCTAGAGAAAATCTTCGACAAGGTATTTGTTAATCCGGATACGGAACTTGTTGTCGATTTAGAGGCACAGACACTAACGATTGCCGAAACAGGTGATCAATTCACCTTTGAAATCAATCCTTACAAGAAATCATGCCTAATTAATGGCTATGATGATATCGACTTCATCTTAAGCCATAAAGCAGAAATAGAAAACTTCGAAGCAGCAAGATAA
- a CDS encoding antibiotic biosynthesis monooxygenase family protein: MVLEVAILHIKAGLSSEFEKAFKEAEAIIQSIDGYINHELKKCMEHDDQYILLVHWKTLEDHTIGFRQSEVYQD, encoded by the coding sequence ATGGTATTGGAGGTTGCAATTCTACATATTAAAGCTGGTCTTTCTAGCGAATTTGAGAAGGCTTTTAAAGAAGCTGAAGCAATCATACAGTCCATCGACGGATATATAAACCATGAATTAAAAAAGTGTATGGAGCATGATGATCAATATATCCTGCTTGTCCATTGGAAAACCCTAGAAGATCACACGATTGGCTTTAGGCAATCAGAAGTGTATCAGGATTGA
- the leuC gene encoding 3-isopropylmalate dehydratase large subunit, giving the protein MGKTLVEKIWDAHVVKRAEGFPDMLYIDTHLIHEVTSPQAFDGLRKRGLPVFRPQQTVATADHNVPTLDQHLPIKEELSRYQVDMLTKNCKEFGIELYGLGHPYQGIVHVIGPELGITLPGKTMVCGDSHTSTHGAFGAIAFGIGTSQVEQVFATQCLLQQKPKTMKIEVNGELGNGVGAKDIILYIISKISAAGGTGYFVEYAGSAIRSLSMEGRMTICNMSIEMGARGGLIAPDETTFEYIKGREFAPKGEEWDKALAYWKTLYSDDDAQFDEVLIFDAADIQPMITYGTNPGMGIGITEHIPTTDSQPENERPSYQKALDYMGFHDGDSVIGKPVDYVFIGSCTNSRIEDLRQVAAFVQGKKKADNVEVWIVPGSKQVEAQAKEEGIDKVFEAAGFMLREPGCSACLGMNEDKIPAGKYCVSTSNRNFEGRQGPNARTMLVSPLTAAAAAVAGKIVDVRELV; this is encoded by the coding sequence ATGGGAAAAACATTAGTAGAAAAAATTTGGGATGCACATGTCGTCAAGCGTGCTGAAGGGTTTCCAGATATGTTATATATCGATACCCATCTAATCCATGAAGTAACCTCTCCGCAGGCTTTCGATGGATTACGCAAAAGAGGACTACCGGTATTCAGACCTCAACAAACGGTAGCCACTGCTGACCATAATGTGCCTACATTAGATCAGCACCTTCCAATAAAAGAAGAGCTATCTCGCTATCAGGTAGATATGCTTACAAAAAACTGTAAAGAATTCGGCATTGAACTATACGGCTTAGGACACCCTTACCAAGGTATTGTCCATGTTATAGGTCCTGAGTTAGGTATTACACTTCCCGGAAAAACAATGGTGTGTGGGGATAGCCATACTTCAACGCATGGTGCTTTCGGTGCTATTGCATTTGGTATTGGTACTTCACAGGTTGAGCAGGTATTTGCTACACAATGTTTATTGCAACAGAAACCAAAGACCATGAAGATCGAGGTCAATGGTGAATTAGGCAACGGAGTAGGTGCGAAGGATATCATCCTTTACATTATTTCAAAAATCTCTGCTGCTGGTGGGACTGGATATTTTGTTGAATACGCAGGTTCAGCTATTCGTTCTTTAAGTATGGAGGGTCGAATGACGATCTGTAATATGAGTATAGAAATGGGTGCTCGCGGTGGTTTGATTGCACCGGATGAAACTACCTTCGAATATATCAAGGGAAGAGAATTTGCTCCAAAAGGCGAAGAATGGGATAAAGCATTAGCCTATTGGAAAACATTATACTCTGATGATGATGCACAATTCGATGAAGTATTAATATTTGACGCTGCGGATATCCAACCGATGATTACCTATGGTACTAACCCGGGTATGGGGATCGGTATTACGGAACACATCCCAACCACAGATTCTCAACCTGAGAATGAGCGTCCATCCTATCAAAAAGCGCTGGATTACATGGGCTTCCATGATGGCGATTCTGTAATCGGCAAGCCCGTTGATTATGTCTTTATTGGAAGTTGTACAAACTCTCGTATCGAAGATCTGCGTCAAGTCGCTGCCTTTGTCCAAGGTAAAAAGAAAGCCGACAATGTAGAAGTTTGGATTGTTCCGGGATCAAAACAAGTTGAAGCCCAGGCAAAAGAAGAAGGTATCGACAAGGTATTTGAAGCAGCAGGCTTCATGCTTCGTGAACCCGGATGTTCAGCATGTCTAGGGATGAACGAGGATAAGATTCCTGCAGGTAAATACTGTGTTTCGACTTCTAACCGTAACTTCGAAGGACGTCAGGGGCCAAATGCTCGTACGATGTTGGTAAGCCCATTGACTGCAGCAGCAGCAGCAGTAGCCGGCAAAATCGTAGACGTAAGAGAATTGGTATAA
- the ilvC gene encoding ketol-acid reductoisomerase: protein MANYFNTLPLREQLNQLGVAEFMDSSEFNDGVNALKGKKIVIVGCGAQGLNQGLNLRDSGLDVSYALRKEAIEQKRDSWKNATDNNFNVGTYEELIPTADLVINLTPDKQHTSVINAVMPLMKEGATLSYSHGFNIVEEGMQIRKDITVIMVAPKCPGSEVRAEYLRGFGVPTLIAVHPENDPQGKGWAEAKAYCVGTGGHRAGVLKSSFVAEVKSDLMGEQTILCGLLQTGSILSFDKMVEKGIDAGYAAKLVQYGVEVITEALKHGGVSGMFDRLSNPAKVKAFQLSEELKDIMRPLFQKHQDDIMSGHFSKTMMEDWANGDANLLKWRAETGETAFEKTAAGDVKIDEQEYFDNYLLMSAFVRAGVELAFETMVDAGIKPESAYYESLHETPLIANTIARKKLFEMNRVISDTAEYGCYLFDQACKPLLKDFMSKIDTDVVGKNYNEGKDGSVDNITLVQVNEQLRNHEVEVVGRKLRKAMTAMKAIKTI from the coding sequence ATGGCAAATTATTTCAACACATTACCTCTTAGAGAGCAGTTAAATCAATTAGGTGTCGCAGAGTTTATGGATTCTTCAGAATTCAACGATGGTGTAAATGCTTTAAAAGGTAAAAAGATCGTAATCGTAGGATGTGGTGCTCAAGGCTTGAACCAAGGTTTGAACCTTAGAGATAGTGGTTTAGATGTATCTTATGCTTTACGTAAAGAAGCTATTGAACAAAAAAGAGATTCTTGGAAAAATGCAACGGATAACAACTTCAATGTAGGAACTTATGAAGAACTTATCCCTACTGCTGATTTAGTGATCAACTTAACTCCAGATAAACAACACACTTCGGTAATCAATGCGGTAATGCCATTGATGAAAGAAGGCGCTACATTATCTTATTCTCACGGTTTCAATATCGTAGAAGAAGGTATGCAGATCCGTAAAGATATTACTGTTATCATGGTAGCACCGAAATGTCCGGGCTCAGAAGTTCGTGCAGAATACTTGAGAGGATTCGGCGTACCTACGCTAATCGCTGTTCACCCGGAGAATGATCCTCAAGGTAAGGGCTGGGCAGAAGCAAAAGCTTACTGTGTCGGAACGGGTGGCCACCGCGCAGGTGTTTTGAAATCATCTTTCGTAGCGGAAGTGAAATCAGACTTAATGGGCGAGCAAACTATCCTTTGTGGTTTATTACAAACAGGCTCTATCCTATCATTTGACAAAATGGTAGAGAAAGGAATCGACGCCGGCTATGCTGCAAAACTTGTTCAATACGGTGTGGAAGTGATCACAGAAGCGTTAAAACATGGTGGTGTGAGCGGTATGTTCGATCGTTTGAGCAATCCAGCTAAAGTTAAAGCTTTCCAATTGTCGGAGGAATTGAAAGACATTATGCGTCCTTTATTCCAAAAACACCAAGACGATATTATGTCGGGTCATTTCAGCAAAACAATGATGGAAGACTGGGCGAATGGCGATGCGAATCTATTGAAATGGAGAGCAGAAACTGGAGAAACCGCTTTTGAAAAGACTGCTGCTGGTGATGTTAAAATCGACGAGCAAGAATACTTCGATAACTATTTATTGATGTCTGCATTTGTTCGTGCAGGTGTGGAATTAGCTTTCGAAACCATGGTAGACGCAGGTATCAAGCCAGAATCTGCATATTACGAGTCATTACACGAGACTCCATTAATCGCAAATACTATCGCTCGTAAGAAATTATTCGAGATGAACCGTGTTATCTCCGATACGGCAGAATACGGTTGTTACCTATTCGACCAGGCATGCAAGCCATTGTTGAAGGACTTCATGAGCAAAATCGACACGGATGTTGTGGGTAAAAACTATAATGAAGGCAAAGACGGGTCAGTAGACAATATAACATTGGTTCAGGTCAATGAGCAATTACGTAATCACGAGGTTGAAGTAGTGGGTAGAAAGCTGCGTAAAGCTATGACTGCCATGAAAGCTATTAAAACTATTTAA
- a CDS encoding DinB family protein produces the protein MENVFKFIFESRRAFIKLIEELNLEQLNEVPAGFNNNIIWNFGHIVVSTQTLSYTRTGIKEGVSWVKYVDAYAKGTKPTYFVEQAEVDELKALALSTIEEIENDYKEGVFDIITAYETATYGATMNTIEDVLTTSIGHDNLHLGYAVAQKRIINNQ, from the coding sequence ATGGAAAATGTATTTAAATTCATATTCGAGAGTCGCCGTGCTTTCATCAAATTAATCGAAGAACTTAACTTAGAACAGTTGAACGAAGTCCCTGCAGGTTTCAATAACAACATCATTTGGAACTTCGGCCATATCGTTGTCAGCACACAGACCCTGAGCTATACACGCACTGGAATCAAAGAAGGCGTAAGCTGGGTAAAGTATGTGGATGCATATGCTAAAGGCACAAAGCCAACATACTTTGTGGAGCAAGCGGAAGTCGATGAACTGAAAGCCCTAGCCTTATCGACGATCGAGGAAATCGAAAATGATTACAAGGAAGGTGTATTCGATATTATTACAGCTTATGAAACTGCTACTTATGGTGCAACGATGAATACCATCGAAGATGTCCTGACCACCTCCATTGGCCATGACAACCTGCATCTGGGATACGCAGTAGCCCAAAAACGCATAATCAACAATCAATAA
- the ilvN gene encoding acetolactate synthase small subunit, which translates to MEKQEYTITVYTENTIGMIGRITGIFSRRKINIESLNTSPSEVENIHRFTILITESEEVVRKLCRQIEKQVEVLKAYFNTNDELIWQEQALYKVPADVIAEKAYVERLLRQYGANVVVIRNDYIVFETAGHREEIDRLTEELGKYKLIEFVRGARIAIIKDSAGFHKKLKQFEQEEPAPEIVENEFLDQRDDVFTM; encoded by the coding sequence ATGGAAAAGCAAGAATATACAATAACTGTTTACACAGAAAATACTATCGGGATGATCGGCCGTATCACCGGAATCTTCTCGCGCCGTAAAATCAATATAGAAAGTTTGAACACCTCCCCTTCTGAGGTGGAAAATATACACCGCTTCACGATTCTGATTACCGAATCGGAAGAGGTTGTCCGCAAGCTATGCCGTCAGATTGAAAAACAAGTGGAAGTATTGAAAGCTTATTTCAATACGAACGATGAGTTAATTTGGCAAGAGCAAGCTTTATATAAGGTCCCAGCAGATGTAATTGCTGAGAAAGCATATGTAGAGCGTTTATTACGTCAGTACGGAGCTAACGTTGTTGTTATCCGTAATGACTACATCGTCTTCGAAACAGCAGGACATCGCGAAGAGATCGACCGCCTAACGGAAGAACTTGGGAAGTACAAGCTTATCGAATTTGTTCGTGGCGCTCGTATCGCTATCATTAAAGATAGCGCAGGATTCCACAAAAAGCTTAAGCAGTTCGAACAGGAAGAGCCAGCACCGGAAATCGTTGAAAACGAGTTCCTGGATCAACGTGATGATGTATTTACTATGTAA
- the ilvB gene encoding biosynthetic-type acetolactate synthase large subunit, translating to MSTLEKTETLEATTVAANTQISGSQAVLEALIHEGVDTVFGYPGGAIMPIYDALYDYNDKLKHILVRHEQGGIHAAQGYARTSGRVGVAFATSGPGATNLVTGLADAMIDSNPVVCVTGQVFASLLGTDAFQETDVINITTPVTKWNYQVTDANEIPSVLAKAFYIARTGRPGPVLIDITKNAQLQLFDYEVYEKCNHIRSYRPAPIVRKEYVEEAARVINAAKKPFVLFGQGVILGKAEEEFQRFIEKSGFPAAATVMGLSALATDHPLHVGMLGMHGNYAPNVMTNECDVLIAVGMRFDDRVTGRLDKYAKQAKVVHLDIDPAEIDKNVKAAVPVWGDCKETLPMLTALLDKVDHSAWLQQFRELEKEEIKEVIQEELNPTTDIMTMGEVVRELNELTGGNAVIVTDVGQHQMVACRYAKYTQSKSSVTSGGLGTMGFGLPAAIGAWYGAPDRDVIAIIGDGGIQMTIQELGTIMQFGAKVKILILNNEFLGMVRQWQQLFHDKRYSFVNITSPDFVAVAKGYYIDGNKVSERQHLKSALKTMLEHDGSYLLEVMVGKENNVFPMVAQGTSVSEIRLK from the coding sequence ATGAGTACACTTGAAAAAACGGAAACTTTGGAAGCTACTACCGTAGCGGCAAACACACAGATTAGTGGTTCGCAAGCGGTTTTAGAGGCCTTAATCCACGAGGGTGTGGATACCGTATTCGGGTATCCGGGTGGTGCGATTATGCCAATTTATGATGCGTTGTATGATTACAATGATAAATTGAAGCATATTTTGGTGCGTCACGAACAGGGTGGAATTCATGCTGCACAAGGATACGCACGTACATCAGGACGTGTGGGTGTGGCTTTTGCAACAAGCGGTCCGGGCGCTACAAACCTAGTTACAGGTTTGGCGGATGCGATGATTGATAGCAATCCAGTGGTCTGTGTTACAGGTCAGGTATTTGCTTCATTGCTAGGGACAGATGCATTCCAAGAAACTGACGTGATTAACATTACTACTCCAGTCACGAAGTGGAACTATCAGGTTACTGATGCCAATGAGATTCCAAGTGTACTAGCGAAAGCATTTTATATTGCTCGCACCGGTCGTCCGGGGCCAGTATTGATTGATATTACTAAGAATGCACAATTACAGCTTTTCGATTATGAAGTCTATGAAAAGTGCAACCATATTCGCTCATATCGCCCTGCTCCTATTGTTCGCAAGGAATATGTAGAGGAGGCAGCGCGCGTAATCAATGCGGCAAAGAAACCATTTGTCTTATTCGGCCAAGGCGTTATCCTAGGTAAAGCAGAGGAGGAATTCCAGCGTTTTATTGAAAAGAGCGGATTCCCTGCGGCTGCAACCGTAATGGGCTTGAGCGCCCTTGCTACTGATCACCCGCTTCATGTCGGTATGTTAGGTATGCATGGTAACTATGCGCCAAACGTGATGACCAATGAGTGTGATGTATTGATCGCTGTTGGTATGCGTTTCGATGACCGTGTAACCGGTCGTTTGGATAAATATGCGAAACAGGCGAAAGTGGTCCATTTGGATATCGACCCTGCAGAGATCGACAAGAATGTGAAAGCAGCTGTTCCTGTATGGGGCGACTGTAAGGAAACACTTCCGATGTTGACTGCCTTATTAGATAAGGTAGATCACAGCGCCTGGTTACAGCAGTTCCGCGAATTGGAAAAAGAGGAAATCAAGGAAGTTATCCAGGAGGAACTTAATCCTACGACGGATATCATGACGATGGGCGAAGTTGTTCGTGAGCTTAATGAGCTAACGGGTGGTAATGCTGTTATTGTTACTGACGTCGGTCAACATCAGATGGTAGCTTGTCGTTACGCAAAATACACTCAATCAAAATCCAGTGTTACATCAGGAGGCTTAGGAACGATGGGATTCGGTTTGCCTGCGGCAATCGGTGCTTGGTATGGTGCTCCAGATCGTGATGTCATTGCGATTATCGGTGATGGTGGTATACAAATGACTATTCAGGAGCTTGGAACGATTATGCAGTTTGGCGCAAAGGTGAAGATTCTCATCTTAAACAACGAGTTCTTAGGAATGGTTCGCCAATGGCAGCAGTTGTTCCACGACAAACGTTATTCGTTTGTGAATATCACCAGCCCTGACTTTGTTGCTGTAGCGAAGGGATATTATATCGATGGAAACAAAGTATCAGAACGTCAGCACCTGAAATCAGCATTGAAGACAATGCTTGAGCATGATGGCTCTTACCTATTGGAAGTGATGGTGGGGAAAGAGAACAACGTATTCCCGATGGTTGCACAAGGAACGAGTGTTTCTGAAATCAGATTGAAGTAA
- the ilvD gene encoding dihydroxy-acid dehydratase: MKSSSDNEKGINKYSKIFTQDQTQPAAKAMLYGIGLTDADMEKAQVGIASMGYDGNTCNMHLNDLAKVVKKGIWDSELVGLTFGTIGVSDGMSNGTDGMRYSLVSRDVIADSIETICGGQYYDGVVAIPGCDKNMPGAIMAMGRLNRPAIMVYGGTIAPGHYKGEELNIVSAFEALGKKVAGTISDEDYDGVIRHTCPGAGACGGMYTANTMASAIEAMGMSLPYSSSNPATSKEKQEECLEVGKYIRILLEKDIKPSDIMTRKAFENAMRTIVILGGSTNAVLHFIAMGKSVGVDISPDDFQRMSDETPVLADFKPSGKYLMQDLHQYGGIPAVLRYLLDEGLLHGDCLTVTGKTMAENLADVKSIMDYNQPIIQPLAKPIKATGHLQILYGNLAELGSVAKISGKEGEKFTGPARVFDGEHDLVAGVSTGRIKPGDVIVIKNEGPKGAPGMPEMLKPTSLIIGAGLGTSVALITDGRFSGGTHGFVVGHITPEAYEGGLIGLVQDDDVIEIDAVNNTINLKVSDEEIAKRRANWTQPALKVTKGVLYKYAKTVANASEGCVTDM, translated from the coding sequence ATGAAGTCATCATCTGATAACGAAAAGGGAATCAACAAGTACAGTAAGATCTTTACGCAAGATCAGACGCAGCCAGCGGCAAAGGCTATGCTCTATGGTATCGGCTTGACCGATGCAGACATGGAGAAAGCACAAGTTGGTATTGCGAGTATGGGTTATGATGGGAACACCTGTAATATGCACCTAAATGATTTGGCGAAAGTCGTCAAAAAAGGAATTTGGGATAGCGAATTGGTGGGTTTGACCTTTGGAACTATTGGAGTGAGTGATGGAATGAGTAATGGTACAGATGGGATGCGCTATTCGCTAGTTTCACGCGATGTTATTGCGGATAGCATCGAAACAATCTGCGGCGGTCAATACTATGATGGGGTAGTAGCGATTCCCGGCTGCGATAAGAATATGCCCGGTGCTATTATGGCGATGGGCCGCTTGAATCGTCCTGCTATCATGGTTTATGGCGGAACGATTGCTCCTGGTCATTATAAAGGCGAGGAACTGAATATAGTATCGGCATTTGAAGCCTTAGGAAAAAAGGTTGCAGGCACTATTTCTGATGAGGATTATGATGGAGTGATCAGACATACCTGTCCGGGAGCAGGCGCTTGCGGTGGTATGTATACAGCGAATACCATGGCTTCTGCAATTGAAGCGATGGGGATGAGCTTACCTTACTCCTCTTCTAACCCGGCGACTTCAAAAGAAAAACAAGAGGAATGTTTAGAAGTCGGAAAATACATCCGTATTCTATTAGAAAAAGATATTAAACCTTCGGATATCATGACACGCAAAGCTTTTGAGAATGCGATGCGCACGATCGTTATCCTAGGTGGTTCAACAAATGCTGTATTGCACTTTATCGCAATGGGTAAATCGGTAGGAGTCGATATCTCTCCTGATGATTTCCAACGCATGTCTGATGAGACTCCGGTATTAGCGGATTTCAAACCTTCAGGAAAGTACTTGATGCAGGATTTACATCAGTATGGAGGTATCCCAGCGGTGCTTCGTTATTTGTTGGATGAAGGGTTATTGCATGGCGATTGCTTGACCGTAACGGGTAAGACCATGGCGGAGAACTTAGCGGATGTTAAATCTATTATGGATTACAATCAGCCAATTATCCAGCCATTGGCGAAGCCAATCAAAGCAACGGGTCACCTTCAGATTCTATACGGCAACTTGGCAGAGCTAGGTTCTGTGGCGAAGATATCAGGGAAAGAAGGTGAGAAATTTACTGGTCCTGCGCGCGTATTTGACGGAGAGCATGATCTAGTGGCTGGTGTATCGACGGGTAGAATCAAGCCGGGCGATGTCATCGTTATCAAGAATGAAGGTCCTAAAGGAGCTCCTGGAATGCCGGAGATGTTGAAACCGACTTCATTGATCATCGGCGCAGGCTTAGGAACATCGGTTGCATTGATTACCGACGGCCGCTTCTCTGGCGGAACACATGGATTCGTTGTAGGACATATCACACCTGAGGCTTACGAAGGCGGATTGATTGGTCTGGTACAGGATGACGATGTTATTGAGATCGACGCGGTAAATAATACGATTAACCTGAAGGTTTCTGATGAGGAGATCGCTAAACGTCGTGCTAATTGGACACAGCCAGCCTTGAAGGTAACAAAGGGCGTCTTATACAAATACGCGAAGACTGTAGCTAACGCTTCAGAGGGCTGTGTGACGGATATGTAG
- a CDS encoding branched-chain amino acid transaminase: MQYYNQDTQIYLNNSFVKASSAGVDLFGQSLHYGYGAFEGLRAYSTHNGTRIFKAEEHYERLKRSCEAIGLPYTWNNRELIEKTYELLEVNNLRSAYIRPLIYSGSNMHLTSATSANIMIAAWEWGPYLGQNLLKVNISKIERPNPKSFPVGAKVSGQFINSILATSDAIQHGFDEALLVDQEGFVAQASSENLFIEKDFKIYTPPLGNIFPGITRQTVIDICKGLNFDIIEKRLSVQDVYAADSAFLSGTAAGIIGIKQVDQVVYPEAWEDSIGASIQRKYKNLVLEQENYEVII; this comes from the coding sequence ATGCAGTACTATAATCAAGACACCCAGATCTACTTAAATAATAGCTTTGTAAAAGCTAGCAGTGCCGGTGTAGACTTATTCGGTCAATCGTTGCATTATGGCTATGGCGCATTCGAAGGATTACGCGCATATAGCACGCACAACGGCACACGCATCTTTAAGGCAGAAGAACACTACGAGCGATTAAAGAGATCATGTGAGGCAATAGGATTGCCTTATACATGGAATAATCGCGAGCTTATTGAAAAGACTTATGAGCTACTGGAGGTAAACAACCTGCGTTCGGCATACATCCGTCCGTTGATCTATTCGGGATCGAATATGCACCTGACCTCAGCGACCTCGGCAAACATCATGATTGCTGCCTGGGAATGGGGACCTTATTTGGGGCAGAACCTATTAAAGGTGAACATTTCGAAAATAGAGCGTCCGAATCCGAAGTCCTTCCCTGTAGGGGCGAAAGTTTCCGGACAGTTTATCAACTCTATCTTAGCAACCAGTGACGCTATTCAGCATGGTTTTGATGAGGCCTTATTGGTAGATCAGGAAGGTTTTGTGGCGCAAGCTTCGAGCGAGAACTTATTTATCGAGAAAGACTTTAAGATCTATACCCCACCGTTGGGTAATATCTTCCCTGGAATTACACGCCAGACCGTTATTGATATCTGTAAAGGATTAAACTTTGATATTATTGAAAAGCGTTTGTCTGTTCAAGACGTTTATGCTGCAGACAGTGCTTTTTTAAGTGGTACCGCAGCGGGCATTATAGGAATTAAACAAGTAGACCAGGTTGTTTACCCGGAAGCATGGGAAGACAGCATTGGCGCATCTATCCAACGAAAATATAAAAACTTAGTATTAGAGCAAGAGAATTATGAAGTCATCATCTGA